CCACCTCGGCCAACCCCCAGGGCCGCCCCGCCGCGCGCACGCGGCTTCGCGTCGAGCAGTATTTCCGCGGGCAACTGGACATGATCCTGGGCGGCAGCCTGGGCGGGCGCAAGAACCCGAGCCTGATCCGCGACCTGGTGACCGGCAGGATCGTCCGCCCAGCCTGAAACCGCGTCGGCCTTCATCGCGGGCAAGCCCTGCTCCTACAGGTTCGCGTCGTACCACGATGATGTGTACGACATTGCTTCTGTAGGAGCGAGCGGGCGGCGATCCGACTTGCCCGCGATGCATTCGCTCAGACGACGCAGGGTTTACGGCAACAGAATGGTCGACCCCGTGGTCCGGCGCGCCGCCAGCTCGGTCTGCGCCTGCGCCGCTTCGGTCAGCGGGTAGCGCCGGCCGATCTCGATCTTCAGCTGGCCGCTGGCGACCAGGGCGAACAGGTCGTCGGCCATGGCTTGCAGGTTTTCGGCGTTGTTGGCGTAGGCCGCCATGGACGGCCGCGTGACATACAGCGAGCCCTTGGCCGCCAGGATGCCCAGGTTGACCCCCTCCACCGCGCCCGAGGCGTTGCCGAAGCTGACCATCAGCCCCCGCGGTTGCAGGCAGTCCAGCGAAGTCAGCCAGGTGTCCTTGCCGACACCGTCGTAGACCACCGGGCACTTCTTGCCGTCGGTCAGCTCCAGCACGCGCTTGGCCACGTCTTCATGGCTGTAGTCGATGGTTTCCCAGGCGCCGAGGGATTTCGCCAGGGCGGCCTTTTCCGGCGAACTGACGGTACCGATCAGCTTCACGCCCAGGGCCTTGGCCCACTGGCAGGCAATCAGCCCGACGCCGCCGGCCGCGGCGTGGAACAGCACGGTTTCGCCGCCCTTGAGCGGGTAGGTCTGGCGCAGCAGGTACTGCACGGTCAGGCCCTTGAGCATCATGCCGGCGGCCTGCTCGAAGCCGATGCTGTCCGGCAGGTGCACCAGATTGTCGGCCGGCAGCACATGCACATCGCTGTAGGCCCCCAGCGGTCCGCTGCCGTAGGCCACGCGGTCGCCGACCTTGAAGCGGGTCACGGCGCTGCCCACGGCCTCGACCACGCCGGCCCCCTCGGCGCCCAGGCCCGAAGGAAGGGCCGGTGGCGAATAAAGGCCGCTGCGGTAGTAGGTATCGATGAAGTTCAGGCCGATGGCCTTGTTGCGCACACGGACTTGCTGCGGGCCCGGCTCGGCGGGCTGGTAATCCACATACTCGAGCACTTCCGGGCCGCCATGGGCACGAAACTGGATACGCTTGGCCATCTGCACTCTCTCCTTGGTCGTGTCGTGAAAGTGCCTTATCGGACTCCTATGCTTGACCGTCGTCAACTGCGACCGGCCCTCGCGCAGTGTTATGCTACGCGCCCCGTTTGCGCAGGCCCGCTGGCTGTACCCCCGGCGCCGCGTAGCTTTGCCCGATTCAAGGTGATGCCATGACTACCCGCACCGAGGCCGTGAAAGCCTATCTGCTCGACCTGCAAGACCGCATTTGCGCTGCCCTGGAAGCCGAAGATGGCGGTACGCACTTCGTCGAGGACGCCTGGACCCGGCCGGCCGGCGGTGGCGGGCGCACCCGGGTGATCGCCGACGGCTCGCTGATCGAGAAAGGCGGCGTCAACTTTTCCCATGTATTCGGCAGCGGCCTGCCGCCTTCGGCCAGTGCCCACCGTCCCGAACTCGCCGGCCGTGGTTTCGAGGCGCTGGGCGTGTCGCTGGTGATCCACCCGCACAACCCGCATGTGCCGACCTCCCACGCCAACGTGCGCTTCTTCATCGCCGAGAAGGCGGGCGAAGAACCGGTCTGGTGGTTCGGCGGCGGTTTCGACCTGACCCCCTACTACGGCAACGAGGAAGACTGCGTGCATTGGCACCGGGTGGCCGAAAAGGCCTGCGCGCCGTTCGGCCCGGAGGTCTACCCGCGCTACAAGGCCTGGTGCGACAGCTACTTCCACCTCAAGCATCGCAACGAGCCACGGGGCATCGGCGGCCTGTTCTTCGACGATCTGAACGAGTGGGACTTCGACACCAGCTTCGCCTTCATGCGGGCCATCGGCGATGCCTACCTCGAGGCCTACCTGCCGATCGTGCAGCGCCGCAAGGCCCAGGCCTACACCGAGAAGCAGCGCGAGTTCCAGGAGTTCCGCCGTGGCCGCTATGTCGAGTTCAACCTGGTCTACGACCGCGGCACGCTGTTCGGCCTGCAATCGGGCGGACGCACCGAGTCGATCCTGATGTCCCTGCCGCCGCAGGTACGCTGGGGCTATGACTGGAAGGCCGAGCCGGGCAGCGAAGAAGCCCGCCTTACCGAGTACTTCCTGCAGGACCGCGACTGGCTGGCGGGCTCCGCTTAAAGCCCCGTCGGCGACAGAACAGTGACCGCGCATCTTGCCACCGGCAAGGCGCGCATGAGGGGTTTAGTGGATGGATCAGTACGTCGTTTTTGGTAACCCGATCGGCCATAGCAAGTCGCCGCTGATTCATCGGCTGTTCGCCGAGCAGACGGCTCAGCGCTTGAGCTACACCACTCAGCTGGCGCCCCTCGACGATTTCACCGGCTGTGCCCGCGCCTTCTTCATCGACGGGCGCGGCGCCAATGTCACCGTGCCGTTCAAGGAAGAGGCCTATCGCCTGGCCGACAGCCTGACGGCCCGCGCCGAGCGCGCCGGTGCGGTGAACACCTTGAGCAAGCTCGCCGACGGCAGCCTGCTGGGCGACAACACCGACGGCGCCGGCCTGGTGCGCGACCTGACGGTCAACGCCGGCTTCAGCCTCAAGGGCAAGCGCATCCTGCTGCTGGGCGCTGGCGGCGCGGTGCGTGGCGCGCTGGAACCGCTGTTGGCGGAGCAGCCGGCCTCGGTGATCATCGCCAACCGCACGGTGGAAAAGGCCGAGCGGCTGGCCGAACTGTTCGACGACCTGGGGCCGGTGTCCGCCAGCGGCTTCGACTGGTTGCGCGAGCCGGTGGACCTGATCATCAACGCCACCTCGGCCAGCCTCACCGGCGATGTGCCGCCGATTGCCGCCAGCCTGATCGAACCGGGCCAGACGGTCTGCTACGACATGATGTACGGCAAGGAGCCGACGGCCTTCTGCCGCTGGGCCAGCGAGCACGACGCGGCAGTTTCCCTGGATGGCCTGGGCATGCTCGCCGAACAGGCGGCGGAGGCGTTCTTCCTGTGGCGCGGCGTGCGCCCGGACACCGCGCCGGTGCTGGCCGAACTGCGGCGCCAGCTGGCGCTCTGACAGATCGCGTCATCGTTCATCGCGGGCAAGTCGGATCGCCGCCCGCTCGCTCCTACAGGTCCTCTGATTGTTCATCTATTCGGTGTACGACCCGGATCTGTAGGAGCGAGGCTTGCCCGCGATGGGGTCGCCGCTGTAACCGCGCTGTAACCCGTGATCAATCCTCAAAACGGATCGGGCATTGCTCCGTGCCTTCGAGCTTGCGCAATTCCTCGACCACCGACGTCCGCGCACGGCGCAGGGTCAGGCTGCGGTTCTGGCGCAGCAGGCGGCGGGCTTCCTGGTGCAGCATGGTGACCCCGGAATAGTCGATGAAGTTGATCTGTCGGGCGTCGATCACCAGGCGCGGGGCTTGGCAGCGCTGGATGCGCACCTGCAGGTAGTGGCTGGCGCCGAAAAAGATCGAGCCGCCCACCCGCAGGACGTCTTCGTCGCCTTCACGCGTATGCTGCACCCGCGGCTGCGAGGTGCGCTTTAAGTAGAAGAACAGCGACGCCAGGACCCCGGCGTAGATCGCCGTCTGCAATTCCAGCAGCAAGGTGGCGACACAGGTCAGGCTCATCACCACGAACTCGGCGCGGCTGACCCGGTACAGCGCGCGAATGCCGTGATAATCCACCAGCCCCCAGCAGATCAGCAGGATGCTGCCGGCCATGGCCGGGATCGGGATATGGGCGATCAGCCCCGCCCCGGCCACCGCGAACAGGGCCACCCACAGCGCCGAGAACACCCCGGCCAGGGGCGAACAGGCGCCGGCTTCGTAGCTCAGCCCGGAGCGGGTGAAAGAGCCGGACGACAGGTAGCCGGAGAAGAACGCGCCGGCGATGTTCGACAGGCCCTGGGCGCGGACTTCCTGGTTGGCGTCGAGCAACTGCTCGGAGCGCGCCGACAGCGAGCGGGCGATCGACAGGCTGGTGACCAGCCCCAGCATGCCCACCGCCACGGCGCTGGGCAGCAGCCGCAGGATCATGTCCAGGTCCAGCGGTAGCGGGCTGAACGGCGGCAGCCGCCCGGTAAAGGCGCTGACCAGCTGCACCTGGCCGAACATCGCCGGCCACAGCCACACCACCAGGGCGCTGAGCACCAGGGTGATCAGCAGCGACGGCCAGCGCGGCGCCAGAAGCTTGAGGAGCACGCCGACGACCAGCGTTCCCAGGCCCAGGAGCAGCGAGGGCCTGTCCACCGCATCGAGGTGGGCGTACAGCGAGGTCAGGCTGTTCAGCGCCGTGGCCTCGCTCGGCAGGTCCAGGCCCAGCAGGTTGGGTAGTTGCCCGAGGGCGATCACCACGGCGGCGCCGAGGGTGAAGCCGAGCACCACCGAATGGGACACGAAGTTCACCAGCGCGCCGAAGCGCAACAGCCCCAGCAGCCACTGGAACACTCCCGCGAGCAGGGTCAGCAGCAGGATCAGGGTGATGTAGTCCTGGGACGCAGGCACCGCCAAGGGGCTGACGCTGGCGTAGAGGACGATGGAGATCGCCGCGGTCGGCCCGCCGATCAGGTGCCAGGAAGAGCCCCACAGGCAAGCGATCAGGACCGGCACGATGGCCGCGTACAGGCCGTACTCCGGCGGCAGGCCGGCGATCAGCGCATAGGCGATGGATTGCGGCAGCGCGAGGATCGCCCCGCTCAGGCCGACCAGCAGGTCGCGGCCGACGCTGGCGCGGGTCTGCCGCGGCAGCCAGCTCAGGAACGGCAGGAGTGAATGGCGATCGGGCCAGGCCATGGGTCCTCGCGGTCGGCGTGTTCGGGGGCGTCAGGGTAAAGCATTGCCGCAGGTGCTTGTAGGAGCGAAGCTTGCTCGCGATGCAGGCGACGCGGTCCTTCAGAGGGACCGCGTCCGCAGGTTCTAGGGCTACTGCGTAGCCCATCGCGGACAAGCCTCGCTCCTACATACGGGCTTGCACGGCTGGCAGGGCCTCCTTGCCGTCGCGGGTCTTCACCCCGTCCAGCCATTTTTCCAGCACCGCCGGGTTGGCCTTGATCCAGGCTTTGGCCGCCTCGGCGTTGCTGAGCTTCTTGTTGGCCACCTCGGCCATGATGCTGTTCTCCAGGTCCTGGGTGAAGCTCAGGTTGGTCAGCAGCTTGCCAACGTTCGGGCAGGCCTGGGCATAGCCCTTGCGGGTCAGGGTGTAGACGCTGCCGGTGTCGCCGAAGTATTTCTCGCCGCCCTTGAGGTAGTGCATTTTCAACTGCACGTTCATCGGGTGCGGGGTCCAGCCGAGGAACACCACGAACTTCTGCCGTTTCACCGCCCGCGAGACTTCCGCAAGCATCGCCTGCTCGCTGGACTCGATCAGCTTCCACTGGCCGAGGTCGAATTCGTTCTTCTTGATGATCTCCTGCAACGACAGGTTGGCCGGGGCCCCGGAGCCGATGCCGTAGAGCTTCCTGTCGAACTTGTCCGCCTGCGGGTTGAGATCGTTGAAGTCATGCACGCCAGCGTCCCAGACGTAATCGGGCACCGCCAGGGTGAACTCGGTGCCGTCCAGGTTCTTCGCCAGCTGGGTGACCTCGCCGTTGGCCACGAACTTGTCGTAGAAGCCCTGTTGCGCCGGCATCCAGTTGCCCAGGAACACATCCACCTGGCCGTCCTTGAGCCCGCCGAAGATGATCGGCACCGCCAGGGTGTCGACCTTGGCCTTGTAGCCCAGGCCCTCGAGCAGAAAGCCGGCGATGGCATTGGTGGCGGCGATGTCGCTCCAGCCCGGGTCGGCCATCTTCACGGTCTCGCAACCCTGCTCGGCCCAGGCCAGGGCCGGGATGGCGGCGCTGCCCAGCGTCAGCCACGCGACAGCCATGCTTGTGGATAACTTTTGCATGATGTTCCCCTTAGGTTTTATTGGTTTTGGCAGGGTTGTGGATAACGGGCCTTGCGCTCCAGATCGTCGAGGTCGATATGGTTGCGCATGTATTGCTGGCTGGCGTCGACCAGCGGCTGGTGGTCCCAGCTCTTCAGCTTGCCGCGGCTCAGCGCGTCGGCGACGAAGCGACGGCGGCGCTGGCTGGCGAGTACTTGTTGGTGGATGGCCGGAATGTCCCATCGGGCCCGGGCTTCGCGAAGAAAATCCTCGAACAGGGGGCGATATTGCGGCGATTGGCCGAGGTCCTCGCGCTCGTGCGGGTCGTTGGCGACATCGAACAGCAGGCACGGGTCGTCTTCGCTGTAGATGAACTTGTAGCGGCCGCGGCGAATCATCATCAGCGGGCCGACTGTGCCTTCGGCCATGTATTCGCCGAAGACTTCGTCGTGCCCGCCCTGCCCTTGCAGGTGCGGCACCAGCGAACGGCCGTCCAGCGCCAGGCCCGGTTGCAATTCTCCGCCGGCCAACTCCACCAGGGTCGGCAGCAGGTCGGCGGTCGAGACGGCCTGGCTGACGCGGCCGGCAGCGAATTGCCCCGGCGCGCTGATCAGCAGCGGCACCCGCGCGGCCATTTCGAACCAGTGCATTTTGTACCAGAGGCCGCGCTCGCCGAGCATGTCGCCGTGATCGCCGGAGAAGATGACGATGGTGTCGTCGAGCAGCCCGGTTTCCTCCAGGGTTTCCAGGAGTTTGCCGACGTTGCTGTCGATGTAGCTGCAAGCGCCGAAATAGGCGCGCCGCGCGTCGCGGATCTTGTCCACTGGCAGCGGTTTGTCCCACAGGTCGTAGACCTTGAGCAGGCGCTGGGAGTGCGGGTCGAGATCGCCCTGGGGCGGCGTCTGCGGCAGCGGGATGTCCGCGTCGCGGTAGAGGTCCCAGAACGCCTTGGGAATGGTGTAGGGATCGTGCGGGTGGGTCATCGACACGGTCAGGCAGAACGGCCGGTCGCCGTCTTCACGCACATGGTCGAACAGGTATTGGCGGGCCTTGAACACCACCTCTTCGTCGAAATCCAGCTGGTTGGTGCGCACGCACGGCCCGGCTTGCAGCACCGAGGACATGTTGTGGTACCAGCTCGGGCGCACGTCCGGTTCGTCCCAGTTCACCGCCCAGCCATAGTCGGCCGGGTAGATATCGCTGGTCAGGCGTTCCTCGTAGCCGTGCAACTGGTCCGGGCCGCAGAAATGCATCTTGCCCGAGAGCGCGGTGCGGTAGCCCAGGCGGCGCAGGTAATGGGCATAGGTCGGGACGTCGGCGGGAAACTCGGCGGCGTTGTCGTAGGCGCCGATCTTGCTCGGCAACTGCCCGCTGACCAGGGTGAAGCGCGACGGGGCGCACAACGGGCTGTTGCAGTAGGCGGCGTCGAATACCACGCCTTGCGCGGCGAGGCGGCCCAGGTGCGGCAGCTGGATGGGCGACGGACCGTAGAACGGCAACAGTGGCGCGGC
This portion of the Pseudomonas sp. MRSN 12121 genome encodes:
- the aroE gene encoding shikimate dehydrogenase, whose protein sequence is MDQYVVFGNPIGHSKSPLIHRLFAEQTAQRLSYTTQLAPLDDFTGCARAFFIDGRGANVTVPFKEEAYRLADSLTARAERAGAVNTLSKLADGSLLGDNTDGAGLVRDLTVNAGFSLKGKRILLLGAGGAVRGALEPLLAEQPASVIIANRTVEKAERLAELFDDLGPVSASGFDWLREPVDLIINATSASLTGDVPPIAASLIEPGQTVCYDMMYGKEPTAFCRWASEHDAAVSLDGLGMLAEQAAEAFFLWRGVRPDTAPVLAELRRQLAL
- the hemF gene encoding oxygen-dependent coproporphyrinogen oxidase, with translation MTTRTEAVKAYLLDLQDRICAALEAEDGGTHFVEDAWTRPAGGGGRTRVIADGSLIEKGGVNFSHVFGSGLPPSASAHRPELAGRGFEALGVSLVIHPHNPHVPTSHANVRFFIAEKAGEEPVWWFGGGFDLTPYYGNEEDCVHWHRVAEKACAPFGPEVYPRYKAWCDSYFHLKHRNEPRGIGGLFFDDLNEWDFDTSFAFMRAIGDAYLEAYLPIVQRRKAQAYTEKQREFQEFRRGRYVEFNLVYDRGTLFGLQSGGRTESILMSLPPQVRWGYDWKAEPGSEEARLTEYFLQDRDWLAGSA
- the betC gene encoding choline-sulfatase, coding for MKRKNILFIMADQMAAPLLPFYGPSPIQLPHLGRLAAQGVVFDAAYCNSPLCAPSRFTLVSGQLPSKIGAYDNAAEFPADVPTYAHYLRRLGYRTALSGKMHFCGPDQLHGYEERLTSDIYPADYGWAVNWDEPDVRPSWYHNMSSVLQAGPCVRTNQLDFDEEVVFKARQYLFDHVREDGDRPFCLTVSMTHPHDPYTIPKAFWDLYRDADIPLPQTPPQGDLDPHSQRLLKVYDLWDKPLPVDKIRDARRAYFGACSYIDSNVGKLLETLEETGLLDDTIVIFSGDHGDMLGERGLWYKMHWFEMAARVPLLISAPGQFAAGRVSQAVSTADLLPTLVELAGGELQPGLALDGRSLVPHLQGQGGHDEVFGEYMAEGTVGPLMMIRRGRYKFIYSEDDPCLLFDVANDPHEREDLGQSPQYRPLFEDFLREARARWDIPAIHQQVLASQRRRRFVADALSRGKLKSWDHQPLVDASQQYMRNHIDLDDLERKARYPQPCQNQ
- a CDS encoding quinone oxidoreductase, producing MAKRIQFRAHGGPEVLEYVDYQPAEPGPQQVRVRNKAIGLNFIDTYYRSGLYSPPALPSGLGAEGAGVVEAVGSAVTRFKVGDRVAYGSGPLGAYSDVHVLPADNLVHLPDSIGFEQAAGMMLKGLTVQYLLRQTYPLKGGETVLFHAAAGGVGLIACQWAKALGVKLIGTVSSPEKAALAKSLGAWETIDYSHEDVAKRVLELTDGKKCPVVYDGVGKDTWLTSLDCLQPRGLMVSFGNASGAVEGVNLGILAAKGSLYVTRPSMAAYANNAENLQAMADDLFALVASGQLKIEIGRRYPLTEAAQAQTELAARRTTGSTILLP
- the choX gene encoding choline ABC transporter substrate-binding protein, with the translated sequence MQKLSTSMAVAWLTLGSAAIPALAWAEQGCETVKMADPGWSDIAATNAIAGFLLEGLGYKAKVDTLAVPIIFGGLKDGQVDVFLGNWMPAQQGFYDKFVANGEVTQLAKNLDGTEFTLAVPDYVWDAGVHDFNDLNPQADKFDRKLYGIGSGAPANLSLQEIIKKNEFDLGQWKLIESSEQAMLAEVSRAVKRQKFVVFLGWTPHPMNVQLKMHYLKGGEKYFGDTGSVYTLTRKGYAQACPNVGKLLTNLSFTQDLENSIMAEVANKKLSNAEAAKAWIKANPAVLEKWLDGVKTRDGKEALPAVQARM
- a CDS encoding SulP family inorganic anion transporter, with translation MAWPDRHSLLPFLSWLPRQTRASVGRDLLVGLSGAILALPQSIAYALIAGLPPEYGLYAAIVPVLIACLWGSSWHLIGGPTAAISIVLYASVSPLAVPASQDYITLILLLTLLAGVFQWLLGLLRFGALVNFVSHSVVLGFTLGAAVVIALGQLPNLLGLDLPSEATALNSLTSLYAHLDAVDRPSLLLGLGTLVVGVLLKLLAPRWPSLLITLVLSALVVWLWPAMFGQVQLVSAFTGRLPPFSPLPLDLDMILRLLPSAVAVGMLGLVTSLSIARSLSARSEQLLDANQEVRAQGLSNIAGAFFSGYLSSGSFTRSGLSYEAGACSPLAGVFSALWVALFAVAGAGLIAHIPIPAMAGSILLICWGLVDYHGIRALYRVSRAEFVVMSLTCVATLLLELQTAIYAGVLASLFFYLKRTSQPRVQHTREGDEDVLRVGGSIFFGASHYLQVRIQRCQAPRLVIDARQINFIDYSGVTMLHQEARRLLRQNRSLTLRRARTSVVEELRKLEGTEQCPIRFED